The following proteins come from a genomic window of Haliaeetus albicilla chromosome 23, bHalAlb1.1, whole genome shotgun sequence:
- the LOC104310544 gene encoding protein shisa-1: protein MARGVLRALALLLALRCSPGQAGEYCHGWAGSVQRWHRGFQCPERYDGLDATLCCGTCSLRYCCASREARLDQGRCPGDHQQPSPRPPVPVPVYLPFLLVGSVFVAFVVGGACVGICCCKCLKSQDEGQQRGLAPGQTWLLEPDLPSPLSSSSSATRSSLNGGLQTTNICMTLAPSLPIIGLAEDARFLSLPPASGQLLHPSHANHRIPTDRTAITAPASFLKRTIYGHSANASPLGVTRGDQMMYSGVHV, encoded by the exons ATGGCAAGGGGGGTTCTCCGTGCCCTagcgctgctgctggccctgcgatgcagccctgggcaggccGGGGAGTACTGCCACGGCTGGGCCGGCAGCGTGCAGCGCTGGCACCGTGGCTTCCAGTGCCCCGAGCGTTACGATGGCCTGGACGCCACTCTGTGCTGTGGGACCTGCAGCTTGCGCTACTGCTGCGCGTCCAGAGAGGCCCGTCTGGACCAGGGCCGGTGCCCTGGTGACCACCAGCAGCCCAGTCCCAGGCCTCCGGTGCCAG TGCCCGTGTACCTGCCGTTCCTTCTTGTTGGGTCTGTATTTGTGGCATTTGTTGTTGGCGGTGCCTGTGTTGGAATTTGCTGCTGCAAATGCCTAAAATCCCAGGATGAGGGGCAACAAAGAGGACTTGCACCTGGCCAGACTTGGCTGCTAGAACCTgatcttccttctcccctctccagTTCCAGTTCTGCCACCAGAAGCTCACTGAATGGTGGTCTTCAGACCACCAACATCTGCATGACTCTAGCTCCATCCCTTCCTATTATTGGGTTGGCTGAAGATGCTCGGTTCTTAAGTCTGCCACCTGCCAGTGGGCAACTCTTGCACCCTTCACACGCTAACCACAGAATACCAACTGATCGTACCGCAATAACGGCTCCAGCATCTTTCCTTAAAAGAACAATTTACGGACATAGTGCTAATGCATCCCCTCTTGGGGTAACACGGGGTGACCAAATGATGTACTCAGGAGTTCATGTCTGA